One Cervus canadensis isolate Bull #8, Minnesota chromosome 1, ASM1932006v1, whole genome shotgun sequence genomic window carries:
- the MYADML2 gene encoding myeloid-associated differentiation marker-like protein 2, with amino-acid sequence MGSTMEPPGGGYLHLGAVTSPVGTARVLQLVFGCTTFSLVAHRGGFSGVQGTFCVSAWGFCFALSVLVVACEFTRLHGCLRLSWGNFTAAFAMLATLLSATAAVIYPLYFTRLECPPEPEGCTARNFRLAASVFAGLLFLAYATEVALTRARPGQVASYMATVSGLLKIVQAFVACIIFGALVHDSHYGRYVATQWCVAVYSLCFLATVVVVVLSVLGHTGGLGCPFDRVVVVYTFLAVLLYLSAAVIWPVFCFDPKYGEPGRPPDCPKGSCPWDSQLVVATFTYVNLLLYVADLAYSQRIRFVPTF; translated from the coding sequence ATGGGCAGCACCATGGAGCCCCCCGGGGGCGGCTACCTGCACCTGGGTGCCGTGACGTCTCCCGTGGGCACGGCCCGAGTGCTGCAGCTGGTCTTCGGCTGCACCACCTTCAGCCTGGTGGCCCACCGGGGCGGCTTCTCGGGCGTCCAGGGCACCTTCTGCGTGTCAGCCTGGGGCTTCTGCTTCGCGCTCTCTGTCCTGGTGGTGGCCTGCGAGTTCACCCGGCTACACGGCTGTCTGCGCCTGTCCTGGGGAAACTTCACGGCGGCCTTCGCCATGCTCGCCACGCTGCTGTCCGCTACGGCGGCGGTCATCTACCCACTATACTTCACCCGGCTGGAGTGTCCGCCTGAACCCGAGGGCTGCACGGCCAGGAACTTCCGCCTGGCAGCCAGCGTCTTCGCCGGGCTCCTCTTCCTGGCCTACGCTACGGAGGTGGCCCTGACCCGGGCCCGGCCAGGCCAGGTGGCCAGCTACATGGCCACAGTGTCAGGCCTCCTCAAGATCGTCCAGGCCTTTGTGGCCTGCATCATATTCGGGGCGCTGGTCCATGATAGCCACTATGGGCGCTACGTGGCCACCCAGTGGTGTGTGGCTGTCTACAGCCTTTGCTTCCTGGccacggtggtggtggtggtcctgAGTGTGCTGGGTCACACGGGGGGCCTGGGCTGCCCCTTCGACCGTGTGGTGGTGGTGTACACCTTCCTGGCCGTGCTCCTCTACCTCAGCGCTGCAGTGATCTGGCCCGTCTTCTGCTTCGACCCCAAGTACGGTGAGCCTGGGCGGCCCCCCGACTGCCCAAAGGGCAGCTGCCCCTGGGACAGCCAGCTGGTGGTGGCCACCTTCACTTACGTCAACCTGCTCCTCTACGTCGCTGACCTGGCCTACTCCCAGAGGATCCGCTTCGTGCCCACCTTCTAG